The Mercenaria mercenaria strain notata chromosome 8, MADL_Memer_1, whole genome shotgun sequence genome has a segment encoding these proteins:
- the LOC123523180 gene encoding TELO2-interacting protein 2-like: MPTSLVKVFVELFLEFCRSDEMSVDLRALLCKVNVVNGCFRTSMDKAIAKDIYERHSLQNLLEVVSHVSRDTSINRIFNEKYIVILTVLVENGPDSWIRIFIDGFNDSTTQSLCINSVRTISKTANVQAKTEKEQGCFEAADFTDVGKRVCLVLNFLQTLLKRVTLCGRGNKELDTWRCLVQIGYFLFGVAVQHAVKDVWTNSSSETLANDSIHLLLETFGCPSVSVLLVLDTKHMSPIDEDLHYSVPVKKSIIGKLLLQWKPNLQRNTWRQNPAVCSSFSWCLQQLKFPYLSDLIELVLPPCLLFVDDHVAQSKEMGTSCLIHILQNATGEELRWYGRADVIYEALKLQMFTTEDSVLKMTHEALLLTLKVVVKEDSSLGTTSKYDEIFSLILQAASHENKLVLRRIHTHSLHKFIECLGINVVKYMKRLLELVEEYLEVSDAPFEQARLNTLKALKSFIKTAWPRIPSHSETILKILVKLIHQLSSTQTGNSQTVDSQLLTLAVECLELLKGLDEAFISHSMQQLQELPFSENVHVVLQQIMAK, from the coding sequence atGCCCACATCGCTGGTAAAAGTTTTTGTTGAATTATTTCTCGAATTCTGCCGTTCAGACGAAATGTCAGTCGATCTCAGGGCATTACTTTGCAAGGTTAACGTAGTAAATGGTTGTTTCCGAACTTCTATGGACAAAGCTATTGCCAAAGACATCTATGAGAGGCATAGTTTACAGAACTTACTTGAGGTAGTGAGTCATGTTTCCAGGGACACTtcaataaatagaatatttaacGAAAAATATATCGTGATACTCACAGTTCTTGTAGAAAATGGACCTGATAGCTGGATTAGGATTTTTATAGATGGTTTCAATGATTCCACTACTCAGAGTTTATGCATTAACAGTGTTCGTACAATTTCTAAAACTGCTAACGTCCAagcaaaaacagaaaaagaacaaGGTTGTTTTGAAGCAGCAGATTTCACTGATGTGGGGAAAAGGGTCTGTTTAGTTCTAAATTTTCTCCAGACTCTATTGAAAAGGGTGACTTTATGTGGAAGAGGTAATAAAGAACTTGATACTTGGAGATGTTTGGTCCAGATTGGATATTTTTTATTTGGAGTTGCAGTTCAGCATGCTGTTAAAGATGTATGGACAAATTCAAGCTCAGAAACTCTGGCAAATGATAGCATCCATTTGCTTTTGGAGACATTTGGATGCCCTTCAGTTAGTGTACTGCTAGTGCTTGACACTAAACACATGTCACCTATAGATGAAGACCTGCATTACAGCGTACCAGTGAAGAAGTCAATAATTGGTAAATTGCTGCTTCAGTGGAAACCAAACCTGCAGCGTAACACTTGGAGACAGAATCCAGCTGTTTGTTCAAGTTTCTCGTGGTGTCTTCAGCAACTCAAATTCCCATATTTGAGTGATTTGATAGAGCTAGTTCTTCCCCCTTGTCTGTTGTTTGTAGATGATCATGTTGCTCAAAGCAAAGAGATGGGAACTTCTTGTCTCATTCATATCTTGCAAAATGCTACTGGTGAAGAGTTGAGATGGTATGGTCGTGCTGATGTTATTTATGAAGCGTTAAAACTTCAGATGTTCACCACTGAAGACTCGGTCCTAAAGATGACACATGAAGCCTTGCTTCTGACTTTGAAAGTGGTTGTGAAAGAGGATTCAAGTTTAGGTACCACATCCAAGTACGATGAAATATTTTCTCTTATTCTCCAGGCAGCTTCCCATGAAAACAAACTTGTATTACGAAGGATACACACTCATTCACTTCATAAATTCATTGAGTGTTTAGGTATCAATGtagtaaaatatatgaaaagacTGCTAGAACTTGTTGAAGAATATTTGGAAGTGAGTGATGCCCCATTTGAACAAGCTAGACTCAACACATTGAAAGCTCTGAAAAGTTTTATCAAGACTGCTTGGCCAAGAATACCTTCACATTcagaaacaattttgaaaatcctTGTGAAACTAATACATCAGTTATCATCAACCCAAACTGGAAATTCACAGACAGTAGACAGTCAGTTATTGACACTTGCAGTTGAGTGTTTGGAACTTTTGAAAGGACTTGATGAAGCATTCATTTCTCATAGCATGCAACAGCTGCAGGAACtgccattttcagaaaatgtccATGTAGTTTTGCAACAGATTATGGCGAAGTGA